From the genome of Callithrix jacchus isolate 240 chromosome 7, calJac240_pri, whole genome shotgun sequence, one region includes:
- the LSM10 gene encoding U7 snRNA-associated Sm-like protein LSm10 isoform X2 — protein MAVSHSIKERTISENSLIILLQGLQGRVTTVDLRDESVAHGRIDNVDAFMNIRLAEVTYTDRWGHQVKLDDLFVTGRNVRYVHIPDDVNITSTIEQQLQIIHRVRNFGGKGQGRWEFPSKNSK, from the coding sequence ATGGCGGTGAGCCACTCAATAAAGGAGCGGACCATCTCTGAGAACAGCCTGATCATCCTACTTCAGGGCCTCCAGGGCCGGGTAACCACAGTGGACCTGCGGGATGAGAGCGTGGCCCACGGACGCATAGACAATGTTGATGCTTTCATGAACATCCGTCTGGCTGAAGTCACCTACACAGACCGTTGGGGGCATCAGGTCAAGCTGGATGACCTCTTTGTGACAGGCCGCAATGTCCGTTACGTCCACATCCCAGATGATGTGAACATCACCTCCACCATTGAGCAGCAGCTGCAGATTATCCATCGAGTGCGGAACTTTGGTGGCAAGGGCCAAGGCCGGTGGGAGTTTCCCTCCAAAAACTCTAAGTGA
- the LSM10 gene encoding U7 snRNA-associated Sm-like protein LSm10 isoform X1, translating into MPRAAWFSAWATDQQHHLGTCSKCTLSGWTTHVIPALWEAQQAGSQCGRMAVSHSIKERTISENSLIILLQGLQGRVTTVDLRDESVAHGRIDNVDAFMNIRLAEVTYTDRWGHQVKLDDLFVTGRNVRYVHIPDDVNITSTIEQQLQIIHRVRNFGGKGQGRWEFPSKNSK; encoded by the exons ATGCCGCGTG CTGCATGGTTCTCAGCGTGGGCCACTGAccagcagcatcacctgggaacatgTTCAAAATGCACTTTATCCGGCTGGACcacgcatgtaattccagcactttgggaagctcag CAAGCAGGCAGCCAGTGTGGAAGAATGGCGGTGAGCCACTCAATAAAGGAGCGGACCATCTCTGAGAACAGCCTGATCATCCTACTTCAGGGCCTCCAGGGCCGGGTAACCACAGTGGACCTGCGGGATGAGAGCGTGGCCCACGGACGCATAGACAATGTTGATGCTTTCATGAACATCCGTCTGGCTGAAGTCACCTACACAGACCGTTGGGGGCATCAGGTCAAGCTGGATGACCTCTTTGTGACAGGCCGCAATGTCCGTTACGTCCACATCCCAGATGATGTGAACATCACCTCCACCATTGAGCAGCAGCTGCAGATTATCCATCGAGTGCGGAACTTTGGTGGCAAGGGCCAAGGCCGGTGGGAGTTTCCCTCCAAAAACTCTAAGTGA